In Spirosoma pollinicola, the genomic window ATTATCGTGCGCTTTTAGCAGGCTGGCTGGAATTGACAGCCGGAAGGGAATGCACCAGGCTGTACCCACTGGCTGGCCATTCAGCTGTACATCTGCTACTTCACGTACATCGCCGAGGTCGAGTGTGTAAGTCGATGCGATAGCCCCGGCAGGTAAGTCAAAGGTAGTTTTGTAGCGAGCGGTACCGGAAAAATAACTCGCCGAATCGGAGAGGGTTGTCCACGAAACAAGGTTCGGCATGGTTGCTGATGGGATGCGGGCGGGCCGTCCTGTTCCAAATTGAATCTGCCAGGGTGTTTTAAGGGTAATAGCCGTTGCCGAAGAAGGAGTGGCGTTTGTGTAAACGGGCGCACCCGGACTTACATTGATAAAAAGTGACTGCCCCGGTTCCAGTGCCAGATACACCTCGTTTTTTCTGTTTTTACCTTGCCGGATGGGTAAGGCTTTCTGCTGGTTGGTCAGTGGGTCGAAGCCCGTCACCTGCCCCGTTGCCGACAGTGTAATCCAGTTTTGGTGAAAGCGGTTACTCAAATTCGTAATGAAATACTGGGTGGTATCTCTGGCAACTCCAGCCTCCTTACCGGACGCGGCCCGGCGTTTGCGAATAAATGATAGCCCTTCCGACGCCCAGCCTTCCACCCGAACGCCCATCTGATTCAGCGTACCAAAAAGATCAGAACTGACCTTTACGGTTGGTACTGTCTGAAGGGTTTTGCCCAGTTGCTGAACCATCTCTGTTCGCGCCTGATGATTCCGGAAGCCAGAAGCCTGCTGCGGAAACTGTTTATCAAAAATGACTCGAACACCCTGTTGAGCGAGTTTCGTCAACTGCCTTAATGACGTTTCTGGTATATAGGTGGCCGGTGGTACCAGAATTACCTGATAGGTTGAACCACTGGCACTCCGAACGCCCTGTTCAGTGGCTGTCAGGCTATTCAGCAAGGCATCGGATACATAATCGAACGAATAGCCATGCGCTGTCAATTGTTCGCACAATTGTCCAAATGGCTGAGGCAGCAGCCAGCGTTCAACATGGTGAACCTCCAGTTGGTGGATACCCCCCGCCGATTTGGCCTGCGTTGCCCATAAGTCATGAATGGGAAAATACACCAGCACATCGTTATCGGGCTTGCTGCTTTGCAGGCGTGTCTGGCATCGTTCGATGTAGTGGTTGAGCAAGGGCAAATGCGGCCAAAAGTGGGAGGTAGGGCCATAATTTGTCGACGCGTAGAACAGCCAGCCCGGCGAATCCACGCGGGGCCATCCTTCCGAAGGGGGCGAGTAGGGGATGCCGTGGTAAAATACGTGATTGATCCCCGATGCAAACAACTCATCGACCTGTGGTTTTATCTGCGATAACGACACCTGAAAATGGTTTGCCAGCCAGGTGCCGGTTTCTGAACTAACCAGCGGCTTGCCCATTAAATTAGCCGCCGATGAAACAAACTTCATGGCCAGCGGATTAGGTGTGCCAAAGCGGTCGACTTCGTAATTGGCATCGACCCGCAAACCGGGTATCGGAAACCGGCTGGAGCCAAACGATTCCGTTTCGGGAATATCGGCGGCAGCGTAGAGATCAATCAGGTTGCCCGGTGCTCCGTGTGCCTGATTTCGGGTTCGATAACCGGCTTTATGCGCCCAACTGGTCCAGGGTTTGGCAAAGCCATCCAGCAGTAATTCAGCCAGTGTCTGGTGATAATCCTGATGGACAAGAATGCTGTTGGGCGTTTGGGTCGTATCAAGAAAAGCGGCTAACTGGCTGTTGAGGTCGTAACCGCGCCGGGTCTTAAATTCGGTCAGGAAGTTAGCTGTCCAGTTGGCCCCGTACACCTCATAGGAGTCATTATAAACGGCGCGGGGTTTTTCCGGCGACTGATTGAGGGTAGAGTCGAAGCGTTGCAAATACTGGTCAACCGCCTGTTTGCTGAAGTAGTCGATCACCAAACCCTGTCCGCCCGGAGCTGGTCGTTTTACCTGTTGGTTGGTTAGGGAAGCGGTTAGTTTCCCATTCGCTATTTCCCATTTCTTGGCAGCCATAGCAGGCGTAATGCCCGGCCCGCCAAACGGCCAGCCGGTGCCGGTAGTCAGGTCAACACCCACGCCCAGCCGTTTCCCTTCACGAACGGTATGCGCAAAGACGGCCAGCCAGCGATCTGAAAGGAATGGAATAAACTGCTTTTCGTAGCCTTTAACCCCATAAATCGGGATGATGTGAACCCCGCCAAGACCAGCCTGTGAAAACTGTTCGAGCTGTTGCGTAATATCGACTTCATTTACCGCATTGCCCATCCACCACCAGTAGGTCCAGGGGCGTGCTGTCGTACCCTGTGACTGTTGGGGGGTAATTTTCTTTGGCGTTTGTGCGCAGGACGGTGAAAAACAAGTTAGCCACACAGCCAGTGACAAGCTGGCCAAAAAGGAATAGTTCATGAGATACGGTCAGAAGTTCTGCAAGCAACATACCCTTCGCTGGAACGCCGTACTGTACTCACCTACTTGGGTGTGTTTTTTACCTCGAACAGAACCCGCTGGCTACCCGCCTGACCGTCGGTTGTCAGGCCATTTACGTCGACCACATAGGTGCCGGGTTGGTCGGAGGTGAAGAATTGCGTGCGAACGTTGCCCTGCGCATCGGTGCGCAATTCTGGATTCCAGTACAACAACGTTCTGCCGTCGGGCAGTCGGCTGCCTATTTGTTTCGGGGTTTCATAACGGGGTGAATAAAACTCCCTTTGCAGTTGCAGACCGTCGTAGGGCAGGGTCAATGCATTGGCGCTAATCGGAAAGCCAGCCATATCGCCCTTATAGGACATGAAGCTGATAACCCCCGGAAACACGCCGGGGCCAATGAAATAGTGATTTGTGATAACGTCTATCTGTTTGATCTTCAGCGGGCTAAAGTCGATGATTTTGTCCATGTCGAAGATGGGTACGCCATTCATCAGCACAAGGGACGGTTCTTCGAAAGTAGTTCGATACGGTGCATTCGGCACATAAAGCCGATAATGCCCCTGCTTTTTTCGGGGCATAACGCCCAGGACGTATTCGCGCAAAACCTCCTCCATTCGCGGAAAACGCGTATAGATATCCAGCAGATACGATTCGCCCGGTTTGCCATAGAACGCGCTGCTGTCAACCTGTGGGTACCGATACTGGATTGCCTGATCGCCCCAGTAGGTTCCCTGTACCTGCATGGACACGCTACGTGTCAAGAGTTGATCGGCCTGAGATTCTCTCACCGATAAGTCGGGTAGGCGTGTGCTGGATAGGGAACTGGAGAAGGGGCTGGCAACGGTTAATTTTAGTAAACTATCCTGCGGGTTGGTCTGAACAATAATGTTTTTTGCCCCATAAAAGTCCTGCATTTCGAAGCGTACCTGCCCTTCGGCATTACTTCGCGACACATAAAGTCGAAGCGGCTTGCCGGGTGTCGACAGGTACGTTATGACATTCGGAACTGGGGTTCCCGAAACTGGATCGGTAACCGTGCCCTGAATAAGCAAACCGTTATGCTCAGGAATAAAGGGTTGTTTTGGTTGCTGTAGGGGGGCTGCGCTGGCGAGAATAGTATCCCATCGGAATCGACGCCAGCCATGCGTCAGCATCAGGTTGTCTGTGGCCTGGGCAACTTCGGGGGTTTCTGGCTGCAGGTAATATGTAGGCGATTCAATTTGCCCCCGCAGGTCGGATGTCATCCATAAATAACTTAGAATACTGCCTGAATCACTGCCCGCCAACGAATCGAGCCTATACACAGACACCGATAGAGCCGCTTGCTTAGTCTGCGTATTGGCCCCCTGAATGGACGCATCCAGCGTTACTTTAGTCCGGGATGCATACTGACGCAGGTCTGATTTGAGGTTGATGGTAAGGGGATTAATGGGGCGCTTGAAGTACAGTCGTTCGCAAACGGGCTTTCGGTTGGCATCGAAGATCGTCAGATGCGAAATGCCTTCGCCCAATGTCTTTTTGTCAATCAAAAACGACGTCTCGCGTTGAATTGGCCGTAGTTCGGCCGCTTTGATTTCGTTTCGGGTGTGCGCGAACAAATACACTGCCGAAGCTGCCTCCACATTGGTATTGACCGT contains:
- a CDS encoding glycosyl hydrolase; this translates as MNYSFLASLSLAVWLTCFSPSCAQTPKKITPQQSQGTTARPWTYWWWMGNAVNEVDITQQLEQFSQAGLGGVHIIPIYGVKGYEKQFIPFLSDRWLAVFAHTVREGKRLGVGVDLTTGTGWPFGGPGITPAMAAKKWEIANGKLTASLTNQQVKRPAPGGQGLVIDYFSKQAVDQYLQRFDSTLNQSPEKPRAVYNDSYEVYGANWTANFLTEFKTRRGYDLNSQLAAFLDTTQTPNSILVHQDYHQTLAELLLDGFAKPWTSWAHKAGYRTRNQAHGAPGNLIDLYAAADIPETESFGSSRFPIPGLRVDANYEVDRFGTPNPLAMKFVSSAANLMGKPLVSSETGTWLANHFQVSLSQIKPQVDELFASGINHVFYHGIPYSPPSEGWPRVDSPGWLFYASTNYGPTSHFWPHLPLLNHYIERCQTRLQSSKPDNDVLVYFPIHDLWATQAKSAGGIHQLEVHHVERWLLPQPFGQLCEQLTAHGYSFDYVSDALLNSLTATEQGVRSASGSTYQVILVPPATYIPETSLRQLTKLAQQGVRVIFDKQFPQQASGFRNHQARTEMVQQLGKTLQTVPTVKVSSDLFGTLNQMGVRVEGWASEGLSFIRKRRAASGKEAGVARDTTQYFITNLSNRFHQNWITLSATGQVTGFDPLTNQQKALPIRQGKNRKNEVYLALEPGQSLFINVSPGAPVYTNATPSSATAITLKTPWQIQFGTGRPARIPSATMPNLVSWTTLSDSASYFSGTARYKTTFDLPAGAIASTYTLDLGDVREVADVQLNGQPVGTAWCIPFRLSIPASLLKAHDNQLEITVTNLSANYMRLYDRQHPGWKKFYDINIVDIRYKPFDATSWDALPSGLLGPITLTPTVK